The window TATATAAAAGTTCATCTAAGAAATGTATTTATATTTAAACATATTAAAATTTAAAATAAAAAAGTTCAACACCTGAAATAGTCCAATCACTACCTTAATTTATCTCTTTACAAATGCATATTTTTATAATTCCTTTGCAGAATTCATTTTATGTAAACAAAAAACACAGCAAAATTATGCGTAAGGTAAGATTTCTTTTATTACTGTGTTGTTTTTGTATTTGTACGATAACACAAGCTCAAAAATTTGACAAGAAACATTTATCAATCGAAGGACAAGTCTCTTTTGGGAAAATGGCTAAGCTCGATTCCAAGATAAAAGAGGTTTTGCTCAGCAACGATGTGCGTTTTTACGATTTGTCGTTAAATTATAATACACTACCTTCCGATAGTAGTCGTTTCGCTTCGGCATACAATTATCCTACTTTCGGATTAGGATTTACTGTTGCCGATTTTAGTAGCGTACATTTAACTAACCAATCTCGTATTAATACAATCTTTGTATTATCAGGTTTTATCGACAGAAATCTTATCCGCAATAAACATTTAAGTTTTGGTTATAAATTAAACGCCGGTCTGGCTTATGCAAATAATCCTTATGATCCGATTAAAAATCCGGATAATATATTTATCAGTTCTCCTTTGATGGTATATATCGGTTTTGGATTTAATGTAAAATACAAACCTGTCAACCGGCTTGCAATTGGTTTAAGCGCTGATTTCAGACATATCTCAAATGGTCGTACGGGGATGCCGAATAAAGGCATAAATATGTTTTCGGCAGGAGTTTCCGCAACTTATTATTTAGACAAACAGCAGTCAGATTTTACGAAAATACACAAAAATGATAAATACAGAAAACATTTAATTTACCATTTAGCGCTACATAGCGGAATACAAAGTTCAATTGAGGAATGGAGTCTTTATTCTGAAAAAGAAGCTGACCCGGCGAAAAAGAAAACGGACTTTCAAAAATATCCTATTATTTCACTGTCTGCAGATATAATGTATAGATATTCCCTCAAATTTGGGACAGGAATAGGTGTTGACTTATTCTATACTTCCCACACCGATAAACTAAAGGAATGGGATTCCGCTTTGTCGGGTATAAACACCAGCAGACAGGAATATAATCCTTTATCTGTTGGGCTTTCAATAAATCAGGAAGTATATTATAAAAATTTATCCCTATTTGTTGCCGTCGGATATTATGTTTATCGTGAATTGGGATTACAGAAAAAAGAAAAATTTTATCAGCGAGCCGGATTCCGATATTACCTGCCTCCAACTAATTCCGTTTTCATGGGAATTTCCATCAAAGCTCACAAATTCTGTACAGCCGATTATCTGGAATTTTCCATCGGTTACAAA is drawn from Bacteroidales bacterium and contains these coding sequences:
- a CDS encoding acyloxyacyl hydrolase, yielding MRKVRFLLLLCCFCICTITQAQKFDKKHLSIEGQVSFGKMAKLDSKIKEVLLSNDVRFYDLSLNYNTLPSDSSRFASAYNYPTFGLGFTVADFSSVHLTNQSRINTIFVLSGFIDRNLIRNKHLSFGYKLNAGLAYANNPYDPIKNPDNIFISSPLMVYIGFGFNVKYKPVNRLAIGLSADFRHISNGRTGMPNKGINMFSAGVSATYYLDKQQSDFTKIHKNDKYRKHLIYHLALHSGIQSSIEEWSLYSEKEADPAKKKTDFQKYPIISLSADIMYRYSLKFGTGIGVDLFYTSHTDKLKEWDSALSGINTSRQEYNPLSVGLSINQEVYYKNLSLFVAVGYYVYRELGLQKKEKFYQRAGFRYYLPPTNSVFMGISIKAHKFCTADYLEFSIGYKF